A stretch of Aedes aegypti strain LVP_AGWG chromosome 2, AaegL5.0 Primary Assembly, whole genome shotgun sequence DNA encodes these proteins:
- the LOC23687632 gene encoding acidic leucine-rich nuclear phosphoprotein 32 family member B, translating into MSAENKKSEVEVENVAAADEKAETKELKGVKRPADEKTTESKKVKKDENGAGEEEEDVEDEGEEVEGEDEEYDLPYGEEEDIEAEDEEEEEGDEVDGEEEDEDA; encoded by the exons ATGAGTgcagaaaacaaaaaaagtgaAGTCGAGGTTGAAAATGTTGCCGCTGCCGACGAAAAAGCAGAGACCAAGGAATTAAAAGGAGTGAAGCGGCCCGCCGAT GAGAAAACCACAGAATCCAAAAAAGTGAAGAAGGATGAAAATGGCGCGGGAGAAGAAGAGGAAGACGTTGAAGATGAGGGCGAGGAAGTGGAGGGAGAGGATGAAGAGTATGACCTTCCTTATGGAGAAGAAGAGGATATAGAAGCTGAAG ATGAGGAAGAGGAAGAGGGTGATGAAGTTGACGGAGAAGAAGAGGATGAGGATGCGTAA
- the LOC5569767 gene encoding uncharacterized protein LOC5569767, producing MNFEQQVVLITGASSGIGEATAKYLSNLGASLVLTGRNSEHLTRVGEACKAISKTTPLLLIADVTNIEDNKRVIDETIAKYGKLDVLINNAGILSNGSIENTSLQQYDEIMNTNVRAVYHLTMLAVPHLIKSKGNIVNVSSVAGNRSFPGILAYGMSKAAIDQFTRCTALELAPKQVRVNAVNPGVIVTDIHKRGGMDEKTYAEFLEKCKQTHALGRPGESMEVASVIAFLASDAASFITGVNLNVDGGRHAMCPR from the exons ATGAATTTTGAACAACAAGTGGTTTTGATTACTGGAGCATCTTCTGGAATTGGAGAAGCAACAGCAAAGTATCTATCCAATTTGGGAGCATCATTAGTTCTTACTGGGCGTAATTCAGAGCATCTCACAAGAGTCGGAGAAGCATGCAAAGCGATTTCAAAAACCACTCCATTGTTACTGATTGCTGACGTCACTAATATAGAAGATAACAAGAGAGTTATCGATGAAACTATCGCTAAATATGGAAAACTGGATGTACTTATCAATAATGCTGGCATACTGTCAAACGGATCAATTGAAAACACCAGTCTCCAACAATATGATGAAATAATGAATACAAACGTTAGAGCTGTTTATCATTTGACAATGCTGGCAGTACCCCATTTAATAAAAAGCAAAGGCAACATCGTAAATGTAAGCAGTGTAGCTGGAAACAGGTCCTTTCCCGGAATATTAGCTTACGGAATGTCTAAGGCAGCAATCGATCAATTCACTCGCTGTACGGCCTTAGAACTAGCCCCCAAGCAGGTTCGCGTGAATGCTGTAAATCCGG GTGTCATAGTAACTGATATTCACAAGCGAGGAGGAATGGATGAAAAAACGTATgcagagtttttggaaaaatgcaAACAGACTCATGCGTTAGGTCGTCCAGGCGAATCAATGGAAGTTGCTTCAGTAATAGCATTTCTCGCATCTGATGCTGCTAGTTTTATAACAGGAGTGAATTTAAATGTGGATGGTGGACGTCACGCTATGTGCCCACGGTGA